A DNA window from Aspergillus nidulans FGSC A4 chromosome I contains the following coding sequences:
- a CDS encoding ferric reductase family protein (transcript_id=CADANIAT00006579), producing the protein MRPPFSVLTFLVFWIPAAQAGSSIVPVNERCVDSIVTAYTYITFAGSTSRKFLDQRCQNALAVTSIYASSNVYCRPEEREAGIARLDGICSDAGLELLSRDSVRENLTEDAIRGMRRVDYGELEMSERIKYPVLLSAEHFRRVFSTMDTWAFESWTHYAYGYLGYLYWALVLSIGILNRTVQFFFVSRSDITPSALVLFQNTPFRRIHHFLHTHFLVPTALPSHGRRLLCWTFSNRAEALVTLGFWILSIILCSVSYRLSTDNIYWPSTSTQLIRYMADRTGIISFANLPLLWLFAGRNNICAWATGWNFATFNVFHRHVAWIATIQAVVHTVLYLVLFFENSNPWRKLSKPYLLWGTLAMALMILILPAAVTWFRHRAYETFLFIHIVFSIILLVGCFYHTIIFETHEYWFYLWLPVGIWVFDRGLRIIRVIYSNIHVRFHQGSETKVQATTSTATYDRVADLITLTVVPGSAASVRPCPGRYYFLYQPFRLTGWESHPFTLGRWEYQVRAGRGLSGSGRSTPRVIKGDETVDVSQIPLLSDSFSSDGPTRESSSAKEPSQVVMNLELTFWIRPYDGWTRQLRDRCLRSPDFSTRSTILLEGPYGHEFPLWRYDSVLLLAGGTGIASAVPYIRDHIARSEPLRANKLGSGAYSDLYDDDSYTDITPGRPNLGKIITAFAEEAHVSDCSAAVLVCGPQKMADEARGAVAEALKRGYHLARIYGHD; encoded by the exons ATGCGGCCACCTTTTTCTGTGCTTACATTCCTCGTTTTCTGGATCCCCGCAGCACAAGCCGGCTCCAGCATCGTCCCCGTCAATGAGCGGTGTGTCGACTCCATCGTTACAGCCTACACATATATAACTTTCGCCGGATCAACTTCGCGGAAATTTCTCGATCAACGATGTCAGAACGCACTGGCTGTTACGTCGATCTATGCTTCATCGAATGTTTACTGTCGGCCTGAAGAACGGGAGGCTGGGATTGCACGGCTTGATGGAATTTGTAGTGATGCGGGACTGGAGTTGCTGTCAAGAGACAGTGTTCGGGAGAACCTGACAGAGGATGCGATTCGAGGTATGCGAAGGGTGGATTATGGGGAGTTGGAAATGTCGGAGAGGATAAAATACCCAGTGCTTTTGTCTGCGGAGCATTTTCGGAGAGTGTTCTCGACTATG GATACATGGGCATTCGAAAGCTGGACGCATTATGCATATGG ATATCTCGGTTACCTATATTGGGCCCTCGTCCTCTCAATAGGGATACTAAACAGAACAGTGCAatttttcttcgtctcccGATCCGATATCACTCCATCAGCCCTAGTGCTCTTTCAAAACACTCCATTCCGGCGAATCCACCACTTCCTTCATACACACTTTCTCGTTCCAACAGCTCTCCCATCACACGGCCGCAGACTTCTCTGCTGGACATTCTCCAACCGCGCCGAGGCGCTGGTCACCCTCGGATTCTGGATCCTTAGTATAATCCTCTGCAGTGTGAGCTATCGCCTATCTACGGACAATATATA CTGgccttccacctccacccaaTTGATTCGGTACATGGCCGATCGGACGGGTATTATTTCGTTCGCAAACCTGCCGCTACTATGGCTATTCGCTGGCCGCAACAACATTTGCGCCTGGGCGACAGGCTGGAATTTCGCCACCTTTAATGTCTTTCATCGACATGTCGCGTGGATTGCGACGATCCAAGCGGTGGTGCATACAGTTCTTTATCTTGTCTTGTTTTTTGAAA ATTCTAATCCATGGAGAAAATTGTCCAAGCCGTACCTCTTATGGGGTACTCTT GCCATGGCTCTGATGATACTCATACTCCCCGCTGCAGTAACCTGGTTCCGCCACCGCGCGTACGAGAcattcctcttcatccacatcgTCTTCTCAATAATCCTGCTCGTCGGGTGTTTCTA CCACACCATAATATTTGAAACCCACGAATATTGGTTCTACCTCTGGCTCCCCGTGGGTATCTGGGTATTCGATCGCGGTTTGCGTATAATCCGTGTAATATATAGCAACATCCATGTTCGATTCCATCAAGGAAGCGAAACCAAGGTACAGGCTACAACCAGTACAGCCACCTATGATAGAGTGGCCGATCTTATCACATTAACTGTTGTgcctggatctgctgccagcGTCCGTCCTTGCCCTGGACGATACTACTTCCTCTATCAGCCGTTCAGACTCACTGGATGGGAGAGTCACCCGTTCACGTTAGGGCGCTGGGAGTACCAGGTCAGAGCCGGTCGCGGCTTGTCGGGCTCCGGCCGGTCGACGCCCAGAGTGATTAAAGGAGACGAGACAGTGGATGTTTCCCAGATCCCGCTGTTGTCAGACTCGTTTTCCTCAGACGGGCCGACGAGGGAGTCCTCGTCTGCCAAAGAACCCAGCCAGGTAGTGATGAACCTGGAACTAACCTTCTGGATCCGTCCCTATGACGGCTGGACGCGGCAACTCAGGGACCGATGCCTCAGGTCACCAGATTTCTCGACAAGGAGCACAATCCTCCTTGAAGGCCCCTACGGACACGAATTTCCGTTGTGGAGATACGACTCTGTACTCTTGCTTGCGGGCGGAACCGGGATTGCCTCTGCGGTACCGTACATTCGGGATCATATTGCGCGGTCGGAGCCACTCAGGGCTAATAAGCTTGGTTCAGGTGCTTATTCTGACTTGTATGACGACGAT TCTTACACTGATATCACACCCGGCCGCCCGAATCTGGGAAAAATCATCACAGCTTTTGCAGAGGAAGCGCATGTCAGTGACTGCTCTGCTGCGGTGCTGGTTTGTGGGCCCCAGAAAATGGCGGATGAGGCGAGGGGGGCGGTAGCTGAGGCACTGAAGAGAGGATACCATCTTGC ACGTATATACGGACATGACTAG
- a CDS encoding NAD-dependent epimerase/dehydratase family protein (transcript_id=CADANIAT00006581), translated as MKIAITGARGTVGRACVKLCSKAGHATVQIDRTEQDFDGTPNSEMRTADVANDYDAVVKAFKGCDALIHLAALPDPVGKDDWMVHNNNVNAAFNGFHAAATLGINRVCYASSVNAVGLAYANRPLKFDYLPLDEEAPQRPTDSYALAKEEAEAQARSFVNWFPGMNIACLRIHEVAPLKDVQKEHESNWEEAAVKQLWGWVNPEAVARACLLSVERAENLKGCQVLNIAAPTTTQSTPSAELAKKYYPNAEIRPGLEGNKAFWTTDKAKRIIGWVHEEKE; from the coding sequence ATGAAAATCGCAATCACCGGCGCCCGCGGCACCGTCGGCCGTGCATGCGTCAAGCTGTGTTCCAAAGCTGGCCACGCAACCGTCCAAATTGACCGCACAGAGCAAGATTTCGATGGCACACCCAACTCAGAAATGCGCACTGCAGATGTCGCAAACGATTATGACGCCGTTGTCAAGGCCTTCAAGGGCTGCGACGCGCTCATCCACCTCGCCGCCCTGCCAGACCCTGTCGGCAAGGACGACTGGATGGTGCACAACAATAACGTCAATGCTGCATTCAACGGATTCCACGCCGCAGCCACTTTGGGCATCAACCGCGTCTGTTACGCGAGCTCGGTGAATGCGGTGGGCCTCGCGTACGCGAATCGACCGCTGAAATTCGACTACCTCCCACTGGACGAGGAAGCTCCGCAACGCCCGACCGATTCATACGCCCTCGCAAAGGAAGAAGCCGAGGCGCAAGCGCGCAGTTTTGTAAACTGGTTCCCCGGCATGAACATCGCCTGTCTGCGGATCCATGAAGTCGCGCCTCTAAAAGACGTGCAGAAAGAACACGAGAGCAATTGGGAGGAAGCAGCAGTGAAGCAGCTCTGGGGATGGGTGAATCCCGAGGCTGTTGCGAGGGCCTGTCTTCTTTCTGTTGAGCGCGCAGAGAATCTCAAAGGCTGCCAGGTGTTGAATATCGCAGCGCCGACGACAACGCAGAGCACGCCGTCTGCTGAGCTTGCGAAGAAATACTATCCGAACGCGGAGATCAGGCCGGGCTTAGAGGGGAATAAGGCGTTCTGGACAACGgacaaggcaaagaggaTTATCGGGTGGGTGCATGAGGAGAAGGAGTAG
- a CDS encoding uncharacterized protein (transcript_id=CADANIAT00006578), with amino-acid sequence MQFTIASLIATAVLGLQMASAAPHAPGSSNAAIISQAQEQNTCGNAHLSCCESTDNSVSLTQEEEEGLLHLLGGTSSVLSDGLLGKYSGCSSLASVEGILGAGGNQGLVSGQCNNHVACCDAGDNELVGFLEPGVAVLKPNSDGIQNGLANVAVPCVPVQVL; translated from the exons ATGCAATTCACAATCGCTTCCCTTATCGCCACCGCCGTCCTTGGACTGCAAATGGCCAGCGCAGCCCCCCATGCCCCCGGCTCCAGCAACGCCGCGATCATCTCTCAGGCCCAGGAACAGAACACCTGTGGCAACGCGCACCTCTCCTGCTGCGAGAGCACCGACAACAGCGTCTCCTTGActcaggaggaagaggagggtcttcttcacctccttGGTGGAACGAGCAGTGTGCTGAGCGACGGCTTGCTTGGGAAGTACTCTGGCTGCTCTTCGC TCGCTTCCGTTGAGGGTATTCTCGGCGCCGGCGGTAACCAGGGCCTTGTTAGTGGACAGTGCAACAACCATGTTGCTTGCTGTGATGCTGGTGATAATGAGCTGGTAGGTTTCCTTGAACCTGGTGTTGCTGTCCTCAAGCCGAATTCTGATGGTATACAGAACGGCCTCGCAAACGTCGCTGTTCCTTGTGTTCCTGTCCAGGTTCTCTAA
- a CDS encoding sedoheptulose 7-phosphate cyclase (transcript_id=CADANIAT00006576), with product MSDLKASVSETANGFHVEGYEKIEYDFTFLDGVFETKNAQLAQLYERWGRCLAIMDKNIYDLYGDDMKRYFDHHEVKLQIHQTMIGEKAKSLETFTSIVDVMNDFGIMRKEPVLVVGGGLVTDVAGFACAAYRRNTNYIRIPTTVIGLIDASVSIKVAVNYGNYKNRLGAYHAPMHTLLDFGFLRTLPEAQVRNGFAELIKISSCAHLRTFDLLDEFCERLIQTKFGRADSAEGEVRQAADEINRSGIYKMLKLESPNLHEIGLDRVIAYGHTWSPLHELAPPVPLRHGHAISIDMAYSATLANTRGLLSDREHIRLLNLFSRAGLAMDHALFTEELLEKATAAILKTRDGLLRAAVPSPLGSCVFLNDVTREEMGAALRRHKSLMKGFPREGAGIEAFVDASDTGYTMNGTEHEGEKEKDGAKVMNGQAHVNGNGNGPTNAQKITSDVEGSVRNVFGNGVFNELKKSLPMATRIACAVEEEA from the exons ATGTCAGACCTCAAAGCTAGCGTCTCCGAAACCGCCAATGGCTTCCACGTCGAGGGGTACGAGAAGATTGAATACGATTTCACATTCCTCGATGGCGTCTTTGAGACCAAGAACGCGCAGCTGGCACAACTCTATGAGCGCTGGGGTCGGTGCCTCGCCATCATGGACAAGAATATTTACGACCTCTACGGCGACGACATGAAACGCTACTTTGACCACCACGAGGTAAAGCTGCAGATCCATCAAACAATGATTGGCGAGAAGGCCAAGTCGCTAGAGACATTTACAAGCATTGTTGATGTGATGAATGATTTCGGCATCATGCGGAAGGAGCCTGTTCTCGTCGTT GGCGGAGGACTCGTtactgatgttgctgg ATTTGCGTGCGCCGCCTACCGTCGCAACACGAACTACATCCGCATCCCCACCACCGTGATTGGGCTGATTGACGCATCCGTGAGCATAAAGGTCGCCGTCAACTATGGCAACTACAAGAACCGGCTGGGCGCATACCATGCTCCTATGCACACGCTCCTGGACTTCGGGTTCCTGCGCACCCTTCCCGAGGCGCAGGTACGAAACGGCTTTGCGGAGCTGATCAAGATCTCGAGCTGCGCACATCTTCGCACCTTCGATCTGCTCGATGAGTTCTGCGAGAGACTTATTCAAACGAAGTTTGGCCGTGCAGATAGTGCAGAGGGCGAGGTCAGACAGGCTGCGGACGAAATCAACCGCAGCGGAATATACAAGATGCTGAAACTCGAGTCCCCGAATCTACACGAAATTGGACTGGACCGGGTTATCGCGTACGGACATACGTGGTCGCCGTTGCATGAG CTCGCTCCGCCCGTTCCCCTTCGCCACGGCCACGCCATCTCTATCGACATGGCGTACAGTGCGACACTGGCCAACACAAGGGGCCTCCTAAGCGACCGCGAGCATATCCGGCTTTTGAACCTCTTCTCACGCGCCGGTCTAGCTATGGACCACGCTCTGTTCACGGAAGAACTTCTCGAGAAGGCCACCGCGGCTATTCTGAAAACCCGTGACGGCCTCCTGCGCGCCGCAGTCCCAAGTCCCCTTGGAAGCTGCGTTTTCCTGAACGATGTCACCCGGGAAGAGATGGGTGCGGCACTGCGTAGGCATAAGAGTCTCATGAAGGGGTTTCCACGTGAGGGAGCCGGGATCGAGGCGTTTGTCGATGCCAGTGATACGGGATATACGATGAATGGGACTGAGCATGAAggtgagaaagagaaggacggTGCAAAGGTCATGAATGGCCAAGCACATGTGAATGGAAATGGGAACGGGCCCACAAATGCGCAGAAGATAACCAGTGATGTGGAAGGAAGCGTGCGCAATGTCTTCGGAAATGGAGTTTTTAATGAGCTGAAGAAGTCATTGCCCATGGCTACGCGGATTGCCTGTgctgttgaagaggaggcctAG
- a CDS encoding C1 family peptidase (transcript_id=CADANIAT00006580), whose product MGSSYSVPALEEKSPRGETEVALSPPVTDKHKEKESRRFCCPTVIFKKTWESAADILAPPYPMEEREPSLSLHRLKDWNETLLADPKNRLAISSLAGASYTDLLANRSALRSDIQVFNVKVPIEGSPITNQRSSGRCWLFASTNIFRVPIMKAYGLKELELSQAYLFYWDKIEKANYFFETIIETANEDISSRLVQKLLQDPVTDGGQWDMVANLVRKYGLVPHDIYPDTFNAQNSSRMNWLLTAKLREQAFVLRRLATSAQLKERVQLGVVKQKFLKEIHSLVTIMLGPPPSPDREFVWQYNDADGKAKEIRQTPLEFGRQGFSQSTRTRVSPSRLYSLVNDPRNEYYRLLTVEKLGNVVEGKPLTYVNVEMKALKKAVIAMLKAGHPVFFGCDVGKFSDKVSGVMDSELIDLTLGFNVTLGMNKAERLTSGETAMTHAMVITAVHLEDGEPVRWRVENSWGEGAGEKGWFVMTDRWMDEYTFQAVVDFNLVPAEIRDVLGQEPKILPRWDPMGVLA is encoded by the exons ATGGGATCATCTTACTCAGTGCCCGCTCTCGAGGAGAAGAGTCCTCGGGGGGAGACGGAGGTCGCTCTGTCGCCGCCGGTGACCGATAAGCACAAGGAGAAAGAGTCTCGTAGGTTCTGCTGTCCTACGGTCATATTCAAGAAGACATGGGAGAGTGCCGCTGACATTCTAGCTCCGCCGTACCCAATGGAAGAGCGGGAACCGAGCTTGTCGCTCCATCGCCTGAAGGACTGGAACGAGACACTGCTTGCGGATCCAAAG AATCGTCTGGCAATCTCCAGTCTAGCTGGCGCCTCCTACACcgacctcctcgccaaccgATCGGCTCTACGATCCGATATCCAGGTATTCAATGTCAAAGTACCCATTGAAGGCTCGCCGATCACGAACCAGCGATCTTCTGGGCGATGCTGGCTCTTTGCATCGACCAATATATTCCGGGTACCGATTATGAAAGCGTACGGGCtgaaagagcttgagctcAGCCAGGCGTATCTCTTCTATTGGGACAAGATCGAAAAGGCCAACTACTTCTTCGAGACGATCATTGAGACGGCAAATGAAGATATCTCAAGTCGCTTGGTGCAGAAGCTCCTTCAGGATCCGGTGACTGATGGCGGGCAGTGGGATATGGTTGCTAATCTGGTGAGGAAGTATGGACTAGTGCCGCACGATATCTATCCAGACACCTTCAATGCAcagaacagcagcaggatgaACTGGCTGTTGACTGCAAAACTCCGCGAACAAGCGTTCGTCCTCCGCAGGCTTGCGACTAGCGCGCAGCTTAAGGAGCGGGTACAACTTGGGGTCGTCAAGCAGAAATTTCTCAAGGAGATACATTCCCTTGTCACGATTATGCTCGGGCCGCCTCCTAGCCCTGATCGAGAGTTTGTGTGGCAGTACAACGACGCGGATGGAAAAGCCAAGGAGATTCGGCAGACGCCGCTGGAGTTTGGGCGGCAGGGTTTCTCACAGTCAACACGCACAAGGGTCTCCCCAAGTCGCTTATACAGTCTTGTCAACGACCCCAGGAACGAATATTATCGGCTACTGACCGTGGAAAAGCTTGGCAATGTTGTTGAGGGCAAGCCGCTGACCTATGTTAATGTCGAAATGAAG GCCCTCAAAAAAGCGGTCATTGCCATGCTCAAAGCTGGCCACCCGGTTTTCTTCGGTTGCGACGTGGGGAAATTCTCTGACAAGGTCAGCGGTGTCATGGACTCTGAGCTCATAGACCTCACTCTCGGCTTTAATGTCACGCTGGGAATGAACAAGGCAGAACGGCTCACCAGCGGAGAAACAGCCATGACTCACGCCATGGTCATCACGGCTGTACACTTGGAAGACGGCGAACCGGTGCGCTGGCGTGTCGAGAACTCTTGGGGCGAGGGGGCTGGCGAGAAGGGGTGGTTTGTGATGACCGATAGGTGGATGGACGAGTACACGTTCCAGGCAGTGGTTGACTTTAATCTGGTTCCTGCTGAGATTAGAGACGTTCTCGGGCAGGAACCAAAGATTTTGCCACGGTGGGACCCGATGGGTGTTCTTGCTTGA
- a CDS encoding uncharacterized protein (transcript_id=CADANIAT00006577), producing MPEAVSQTVKRGAFDPSKAYAAQEGTTFFNDGREIELLHFVYSHPKLDSIRGSPESVLDAIDEYARTRKYLMNVGEDKGRIVCDLIAEVKPKTMVELGGYVGYSSILFGAAVRAAGGSRYYSLEMNPEFAAVIMALVDLAGLSDVVKVVIGPSDVSIARLYESAALTHIGLLFLDHYKPAYTTDLKLCEELKLITPGSVLAADNVIKPGNPPYLEYVRRSVDEKRKHLGVSTNGGGLPGKTVDQYKDKTGFGQMKLSQSRGNPNLIYESRLVESFEPTGVPQCGRAYENHGTPGAAGMPWPHSLTQHLILLLHKAEFRIPSSKMAEPFFYSHIPKNILLILLSLMFLPTTAIIAITSLVINYVSKTPEQGRFKESSAPKTILVTGVSMAKGLAIARLLARETPHRIIGADTEPLLFTSPGRYSQSIVKFYRLSSPRPGDPKPYLDSLLSVMRKEEVHLWISCSSVIGAVEDGEVMVMAEKEFGKDRFKAVQFDSETVKRFHEKDTFIDYIKSLELPVPESYRCTSVEEVTILLNQGREKAKRFIMKPIGVNDKARGKMMTLLPLDSEEATSSYLTALDISKSSPFLLQEYITGEEYCTHSLVVRGDVKAFVACPSSDMLMHYSATPPGSALSMKMLEFTTRVAERGGEDFTGHLSFDFLVQGRGEEARLSPIECNPRTHTAVILFQHTPEVAHAYLSVFGHNLDSKLKQDKGSSDIVAPATPDYNVYWIGHDLVTLLIIPVVTWIGGIRSTEETKHSLRTFWHHLLHWRDGTWALWDPVPFFALYHVYWPARFVECIFKNRKWSRINVSTTKMFEC from the exons ATGCCAGAAGCAGTATCTCAAACAGTAAAAAGGGGGGCATTTGACCCCTCTAAGGCCTATGCAGCACAAGAAGGAACCACATTCTTCAACGATGGCCGTGAAATCGAGCTCCTTCATTTTGTTTACTCGCACCCCAAACTGGACAGCATTCGAGGATCGCCGGAGAGTGTCCTTGACGCCATCGACGAGTATGCTCGGACAAGAAAGTACCTGATGAATGTCGGTGAGGATAAGGGGAGGATCGTGTGTGACTTGATTGCGGAGGTGAAACCAAAGACAATG GTTGAACTAGGCGGCTATGTCGGTTACTCCAGCATCCTTTTCGGGGCCGCAGTTCGCGCCGCCGGTGGAAGTCGGTATTACAGTTTAGAAATGAACCCCGAATTCGCGGCGGTGATTATGGCCCTCGTCGACCTGGCAGGGTTATCGGATGTCGTGAAAGTGGTTATTGGACCAAGCGATGTATCGATCGCGCGTCTCTACGAATCAGCCGCACTAACGCATATCGGCCTGCTGTTTCTAGACCACTATAAGCCTGCATACACGACTGACCTGAAGCTCTGCGAGGAATTGAAACTGATCACTCCTGGCTCCGTTTTAGCCGCGGATAATGTGATCAAGCCCGGGAACCCGCCGTATCTTGAGTATGTACGACGGAGTGTGGACGAGAAGAGGAAGCATCTGGGGGTGTCGACGAATGGTGGTGGTTTGCCCGGGAAGACGGTAGACCAATACAAGGATAAAACTGGTTTTGGGCAGATGAAGCTTAGCCAGAGCCGTGGGAATCCAAATCTCATCTATGAGAGTCGGTTGGTGGAGAGTTTTGAGCCGACGGGGGTGCCG CAGTGTGGGCGTGCATATGAGAACCATGGAACACCCGGAGCCGCCGGTATGCCCTGGCCTCACAGTCTTACCCAgcacctcatcctcctgttGCACAAGGCTGAGTTTAGGATACCATCAAGCAAGATGGCGGAGCCGTTTTTCTACAGCCATATACCGAAAAACATTCTCCTCATTTTGCTCAGTCTAATGTTCCTACCTACAACTGCTATAATAGCCATCACTAGCCTCGTCATCAACTATGTATCCAAGACGCCGGAACAAGGAAGGTTCAAAGAATCTTCTGCACCGAAGACGATCCTAGTGACCGGAGTCTCTATGGCCAAGGGCCTTGCCATCGCTCGGCTCTTGGCGAGGGAGACGCCGCACCGCATCATCGGCGCCGACACGGAGCCTCTACTCTTCACCTCGCCAGGCCGGTATTCTCAATCAATTGTCAAATTCTACAGACTCTCGTCGCCCCGTCCAGGTGATCCAAAGCCTTACCTcgactctctcctctccgTGATGAGAAAGGAGGAAGTGCATCTATGGATCAGTTGTAGCAGTGTTATTGGTgccgttgaagacggcgaggttATGGTaatggcggagaaggagttcGGAAAAGATCGTTTCAAGGCTGTCCAGTTTGATTCGGAAACCGTGAAGAGATTCCACGAGAAGGATACATTTATTGACTACATCAAGAGCCTGGAACTGCCTGTACCCGAGTCATATCGATGCACATCAGTTGAAGAGGTGACAATTTTACTCAACCAAGGTAGAGAAAAAGCGAAGAGGTTCATTATGAAACCAATCGGAGTGAACGACAAGGCGAGAGGGAAAATGATGACTTTGCTCCCCCTCGACAGCGAGGAAGCTACATCCTCCTATCTTACTGCGTTAGATATCTCCAAGTCTTCCCCCTTCCTCTTACAAGAATACATTACCGGTGAGGAGTATTGCACGCATTCGCTCGTTGTGCGTGGGGATGTCAAGGCGTTCGTGGCATGTCCGTCGTCTGACATGCTTATGCATTACAGCGCCACACCTCCAGGCTCGGCCCTGAGTATGAAGATGCTCGAGTTCACGACCCGAGTCGCAGAGCGTGGCGGGGAGGACTTCACGGGGCATCTAAGTTTTGATTTCTTGGTGCAAGGTCGAGGGGAAGAAGCAAGGTTATCCCCAATCGAATGCAACCCGCGCACACACACTGCAGTCATTTTATTCCAACATACACCTGAAGTGGCACATGCGTATCTATCTGTCTTCGGTCACAACCTGGACTCGAAACTGAAGCAGGACAAAGGCTCGAGCGACATCGTGGCCCCTGCAACGCCAGATTATAACGTCTACTGGATTGGGCACGATCTAGTAACTCTGCTCATTATCCCGGTTGTGACATGGATAGGTGGAATCAGAAGTACTGAAGAGACCAAGCACTCCCTCCGGACCTTCTGgcatcatctcctccacTGGAGGGACGGCACCTGGGCCTTATGGGATCCGGTGCCCTTTTTTGCGCTATATCATGTCTACTGGCCCGCGCGGTTTGTTGAATGCATTTTCAAGAACCGCAAATGGTCTCGGATCAATGTTAGTACTACGAAGATGTTCGAATGTTGA
- a CDS encoding uncharacterized protein (transcript_id=CADANIAT00006575) — protein MPYTFSYLQFPSAPHLSEIISLYPENEPFCVGYAPSQGRRCRMRTNASNRASAMAMLELGTKKVHMGQMPTRDILIYLASCTLCTRFHQGQAEGLAERWRQDIGRFLDYEYARPGLQELAGLQNRAYKLLADYQRALEQEQWRHVPTPRSTPATPTVYLRTQPTSSLSAYSRSDSIASTRNNVPGDAYSTATPQPASTSTSSSTSRNAGQRRVETRSRISVTETTAREVDSRALHSVSAIEDATNRPGSSTRRSSGATRDMGTREAVGMTRAIAHRTARTTTTSTVRTRPVADNLRSTSNHTFESVLLSRLQSSAIHTEPSTASTGATLRTATRRAIEGDCGICLEPLRESRDGRSSSSRSESENNGYAATAGGEASGPVRSTAAQDSYGGNDRKHAELTWCKTHCGVNYHAICISTWLATARNPTCPTCRGVWVNDHLET, from the coding sequence ATGCCGTATACATTTTCATATTTGCAGTTCCCGTCGGCCCCTCACCTCTCTGAGATCATCTCACTTTACCCAGAAAATGAACCGTTTTGCGTTGGGTACGCCCCCTCCCAGGGCCGCCGCTGCCGGATGCGCACAAACGCTTCGAATCGAGCAAGCGCTATGGCTATGCTCGAGCTAGGAACCAAAAAAGTGCATATGGGACAAATGCCGACAAGGGATATCCTCATTTATTTAGCGAGTTGTACACTATGTACGCGGTTTCACCAGGGCCAGGCTGAAGGTCTTGCCGAGAGATGGCGGCAAGATATTGGGCGGTTCTTGGACTATGAATATGCGCGCCCTGGACTCCAGGAGCTCGCTGGCCTCCAGAATAGAGCTTACAAGCTCCTTGCCGATTATCAGCGGGCCCTGGAGCAAGAACAATGGCGCCACGTCCCGACTCCCAGGTCAACACCTGCGACTCCCACTGTGTATTTGCGAACGCAACCGACAAGCTCATTATCTGCATATAGTCGCTCGGATAGCATTGCCAGCACTAGGAATAATGTTCCAGGTGATGCATATTCCACAGCGACACCTCAGCCTGCGTCTACAAGtacatcctcttcaacctcaaggAATGCCGGACAAAGACGTGTGGAAACCCGATCTAGGATTAGTGTAAcagaaacaacagcaagGGAGGTGGACAGTCGAGCATTACATTCTGTCTCTGCAATTGAGGATGCAACAAACAGGCCAGGTTCATCCACCAGGAGGTCCTCCGGGGCCACACGCGATATGGGCACACGGGAGGCAGTGGGCATGACGAGGGCTATCGCTCATCGCACAGCCCGGACAACGACAACATCCACTGTCCGCACCAGACCAGTTGCAGACAACTTGCGAAGCACCAGTAACCACACTTTTGAATCTGTATTGCTCAGTCGCCTGCAATCTTCGGCCATTCATACTGAACCTTCGACCGCATCCACTGGTGCTACTCTAAGGACTGCTACCCGCCGGGCGATTGAAGGGGACTGTGGTATCTGTCTCGAGCCATTGCGAGAATCAAGGGACGGACGAAGCTCTTCCTCTCGCTCGGAGAGTGAAAACAATGGCTATGCTGCTACGGCTGGTGGAGAAGCCTCGGGACCTGTCAGGAGCACGGCAGCGCAGGACAGTTACGGTGGGAACGATAGGAAGCATGCTGAGCTCACCTGGTGCAAGACTCATTGTGGAGTCAACTACCACGCAATATGCATAAGCACGTGGCTGGCCACAGCCCGGAATCCTACCTGTCCGACTTGTAGGGGAGTATGGGTTAATGATCATCTTGAGACTTAG